The proteins below come from a single Agrococcus beijingensis genomic window:
- a CDS encoding ABC transporter ATP-binding protein, whose amino-acid sequence MGEPAVTVDHVSKHFRVYSDRNQSLKATVLAGRRAKYEQFQALKDVDFEVPQGTTFGLLGRNGSGKSTLLKCIARILNPNSGTITTRGRVAAMLEVGSGFHPELSGRENVYLNGSILGMSRKEIDRKFDQIVDFSGVEQFIDQPVKNYSSGMYVRLGFAVSIHVEPDVLLVDEVLAVGDMEFQDKCLDKFAQFRDEGRTVVVVSHGVEQMRTFCDQAAWLDHGVLQAVGEASDIVDRYSDVGHGAEDVAGGGKRYGTGEVRIDDIELLDAAGAPIESTPTGSAVALRLHYTAKQRVERPVFGVSLATAGGKHLWSYDGLAAGAVPDRVEPGPGTLDIRIDRLTLMPDLFDVNADVKDQHKTRTFDSLERSLRFQVTSGHPRAAGGSIVLDASMTMPRAAD is encoded by the coding sequence ATGGGTGAGCCCGCCGTCACCGTCGACCACGTGTCGAAGCACTTCCGCGTCTACAGCGACCGCAACCAGTCGCTCAAGGCGACGGTGCTCGCCGGCCGGCGAGCGAAGTACGAGCAGTTCCAGGCGCTCAAGGATGTCGACTTCGAGGTGCCGCAGGGCACCACCTTCGGGCTGCTGGGCCGCAACGGCTCCGGCAAGTCGACCCTGCTCAAGTGCATCGCGCGCATCCTCAACCCCAACTCGGGCACGATCACCACGCGGGGACGCGTGGCGGCGATGCTCGAGGTCGGTTCGGGCTTCCACCCCGAGCTGTCGGGCCGCGAGAACGTCTACCTCAACGGATCGATCCTGGGCATGTCGCGCAAGGAGATCGATCGCAAGTTCGACCAGATCGTCGACTTCTCGGGCGTCGAGCAGTTCATCGACCAGCCGGTGAAGAACTACTCCTCCGGCATGTACGTGCGGCTCGGCTTCGCGGTCTCCATCCACGTCGAGCCCGACGTGCTGCTCGTCGACGAGGTGCTCGCCGTCGGCGACATGGAGTTCCAGGACAAGTGCCTCGACAAGTTCGCGCAGTTCCGCGACGAGGGCCGCACGGTCGTGGTCGTGAGCCACGGCGTCGAGCAGATGCGCACCTTCTGCGATCAGGCGGCCTGGCTCGACCACGGCGTGCTGCAGGCGGTGGGCGAGGCCTCCGACATCGTCGACCGCTACTCCGACGTCGGTCACGGCGCCGAGGATGTCGCGGGCGGCGGCAAGCGCTACGGCACCGGCGAGGTGCGCATCGACGACATCGAGCTGCTCGACGCGGCGGGAGCGCCCATCGAGTCGACGCCGACCGGATCGGCCGTCGCGCTGCGCCTGCACTACACGGCGAAGCAGCGCGTGGAGCGGCCGGTGTTCGGCGTGAGCCTCGCGACCGCGGGCGGCAAGCACCTCTGGAGCTATGACGGCCTGGCGGCGGGCGCGGTGCCCGACCGCGTCGAGCCCGGTCCCGGCACGCTCGACATCCGCATCGACCGGCTGACGCTCATGCCCGACCTCTTCGACGTGAACGCCGATGTCAAGGACCAGCACAAGACCCGCACGTTCGACTCGCTCGAGCGATCGCTGCGCTTCCAGGTCACGAGCGGCCACCCGCGCGCCGCCGGCGGTTCGATCGTGCTCGACGCCTCGATGACGATGCCCCGCGCCGCCGACTGA
- a CDS encoding NAD-dependent epimerase/dehydratase family protein — MTQQHILVTGAGGYIGRHVVAALLDRGARVTAVVRHMRAYRIDERATVVEADLLDQHTDLDALIEDRPDAVVHLAWEAGFAHNSPVHMLRLSDHFRVLSHFADAGIGRLAILGTMHEIGHFEGAITADTPTAPASLYGIAKDALRRAAFTHLASKATVQWLRAYYIYGDDRNNQSIFTKLLEAVEHGKKTFPFTTGTNRFDFIRVDELGRQIAAVALQDEVAGVINVSSGEPVALRDQVERFIAEHQLDIQLEYGAFPDRPYDSKVVYGDATVIRELMAKQD; from the coding sequence ATGACTCAGCAGCACATCCTGGTGACCGGCGCCGGCGGCTACATCGGGCGGCACGTCGTCGCGGCGCTGCTCGACCGGGGCGCCCGGGTGACCGCCGTCGTGCGCCACATGCGGGCCTACCGGATCGACGAGCGGGCGACCGTCGTCGAAGCCGATCTGCTCGATCAGCACACCGATCTCGACGCCCTCATCGAAGACCGACCGGATGCCGTGGTGCACCTGGCATGGGAGGCGGGCTTCGCGCACAACTCCCCCGTCCACATGCTGCGGCTCTCGGATCACTTCCGGGTGCTGTCGCACTTCGCCGACGCCGGCATCGGCCGGCTCGCGATCCTGGGCACGATGCACGAGATCGGGCACTTCGAGGGCGCGATCACCGCAGACACCCCCACCGCGCCCGCATCGCTGTACGGCATCGCGAAGGACGCGCTGCGCCGGGCCGCCTTCACCCACCTCGCCTCCAAGGCCACGGTCCAGTGGCTCCGCGCCTATTACATCTACGGCGACGACCGCAACAACCAGTCGATCTTCACCAAGCTGCTCGAGGCCGTCGAGCACGGCAAGAAGACCTTCCCGTTCACGACCGGGACGAACCGGTTCGACTTCATCCGGGTCGACGAGCTCGGTCGCCAGATCGCCGCGGTCGCGCTGCAGGACGAGGTCGCCGGCGTCATCAACGTGTCCTCCGGCGAGCCGGTCGCCCTGCGCGACCAGGTCGAGCGCTTCATCGCCGAGCATCAGCTCGACATCCAGCTCGAGTACGGGGCGTTCCCCGACCGCCCCTACGACTCCAAGGTCGTGTACGGCGACGCGACCGTGATCCGGGAGCTGATGGCCAAGCAGGACTGA
- a CDS encoding rhamnan synthesis F family protein, whose translation MTRPSVAVLRVGAQPGSRELVMIAVERLRARFERVLVVGDAALAEQTGADASQGSDWIRDSEGARELLLADDAWIGPLDDPAAWRAPVDGVAALVDHPESWLLAAGAGVDRLRQGSGADRPPLHPWADLDVLAATAPLLPLEAFAAPALDLDAEGLVMPRVADALSRRGVPRDAVARALAHVALPRDLSTNLGLVEIVTDEAPVATHPPLSIVVIMHVHYVDMLDELLARADHLPGHRLVVTTSDASRGRQLEARLAELGRPGEVRVAASNRGRDISAFLLGCRDLLDDPTIDLVVKLHSKRSPQVGGATGRSFAALLLDNLLPGPGHAARLVALFAADPRLGIAFGPMVHAGYPTTGRAWFTNRPRTQEVADRLGIDTPLDETSPIAPYGSMFIARPAALRPLVAGGLTWEEFPTEGEYRDGSLAHVVERLFVPAALSAGYSFRTVLSSRWAAASHAMLEHKLDDAESSLERRFVRKSRRVPWKLGQVARSVRLRRR comes from the coding sequence ATGACCCGACCGAGCGTCGCCGTCCTGCGGGTGGGCGCGCAGCCGGGCTCGCGCGAGCTGGTCATGATCGCGGTCGAGCGGCTGCGCGCCAGGTTCGAGCGCGTGCTCGTCGTCGGTGACGCCGCGCTCGCCGAGCAGACGGGGGCGGATGCGTCGCAGGGCTCGGACTGGATCCGAGACTCCGAGGGCGCTCGCGAGCTGCTGCTGGCCGACGACGCCTGGATCGGGCCGCTCGACGACCCCGCCGCCTGGCGGGCGCCGGTCGACGGCGTCGCCGCGCTCGTCGACCACCCGGAGTCGTGGCTGCTCGCCGCGGGCGCCGGCGTCGACCGGCTGCGGCAGGGGAGCGGCGCCGACCGGCCGCCGCTGCACCCGTGGGCCGACCTCGACGTGCTCGCGGCCACCGCGCCGCTGCTGCCGCTCGAGGCCTTCGCCGCGCCGGCGCTCGACCTCGACGCGGAAGGGCTCGTGATGCCGCGGGTCGCCGATGCGCTGAGCCGCCGCGGCGTGCCGCGCGACGCCGTCGCGCGGGCGCTCGCGCACGTCGCGCTGCCGCGCGACCTCTCGACGAACCTCGGCCTGGTCGAGATCGTGACCGACGAGGCTCCCGTGGCGACGCATCCGCCCCTCAGCATCGTCGTCATCATGCACGTGCACTACGTCGACATGCTCGACGAGCTGCTCGCCCGCGCCGACCACCTGCCCGGGCACCGGCTCGTCGTCACCACCTCCGACGCCTCGCGCGGCAGGCAGCTCGAGGCCCGGCTGGCCGAGCTCGGCCGCCCCGGCGAGGTGCGGGTCGCCGCCTCGAACCGGGGCAGGGACATCTCGGCGTTCCTGCTCGGCTGCCGCGACCTGCTCGACGACCCGACGATCGACCTGGTCGTGAAGCTGCACTCGAAGCGCAGCCCGCAGGTCGGCGGCGCCACCGGTCGCTCGTTCGCGGCGCTGCTGCTCGACAACCTGCTGCCGGGGCCCGGGCACGCCGCGCGGCTGGTCGCGCTCTTCGCCGCCGATCCGCGGCTCGGCATCGCGTTCGGCCCGATGGTGCACGCCGGCTATCCCACGACCGGGCGCGCCTGGTTCACGAACCGCCCGCGCACCCAGGAGGTCGCCGACCGGCTGGGCATCGACACCCCGCTCGACGAGACCAGCCCCATCGCGCCCTACGGCTCGATGTTCATCGCGCGCCCCGCCGCCCTCCGGCCGCTCGTCGCCGGCGGGCTGACGTGGGAGGAGTTCCCCACCGAGGGCGAGTACCGCGACGGCAGCCTCGCGCACGTGGTCGAGCGGCTCTTCGTGCCGGCGGCGCTGAGCGCGGGCTACTCGTTCCGCACCGTGCTCTCGAGCCGCTGGGCCGCCGCGTCGCACGCGATGCTGGAGCACAAGCTCGACGACGCGGAGTCGAGCCTCGAGCGGCGCTTCGTGCGCAAGTCGCGGCGGGTGCCGTGGAAGCTGGGGCAGGTCGCGCGCTCGGTCAGGCTCCGGCGGCGCTGA
- a CDS encoding ABC transporter permease has protein sequence MTENLPSPRASERDITLNLLKNLTLREIRAEYKRTALGRVWSLINPLAQIAVYSLVFGLILRVAVAPGENSGIRFFPAWIGVGVIVWGFISGSISAGMGSLVTNSGLLTKVYFPRWVLVVSTVLARTSTFATELLVLLAIMVVIGGPAVLLYAALLIPLLVLTCVFALGIALLLSVASVYFRDLQHLWAILAQVWMYASGVMFSVDIVRSAQEALAEDGVSLPLVTIFELNPAERFLHAYRDVLYDFQVPSLDIWLQLTAWSAISLIVGSLVFRKLARNIVEEI, from the coding sequence ATGACCGAGAACCTGCCCAGCCCGCGTGCGTCGGAGCGGGACATCACCCTCAACCTCCTGAAGAACCTCACGCTGCGGGAGATCCGGGCGGAGTACAAGCGCACCGCGCTCGGCAGGGTGTGGTCGCTGATCAACCCGCTCGCGCAGATCGCGGTCTACTCGCTCGTGTTCGGCCTCATCCTGCGGGTCGCCGTCGCGCCCGGCGAGAACTCCGGCATCCGGTTCTTCCCCGCCTGGATCGGCGTCGGCGTCATCGTCTGGGGCTTCATCTCGGGCTCGATCTCCGCCGGCATGGGCTCGCTCGTCACGAACTCGGGCCTGCTGACGAAGGTCTACTTCCCCCGTTGGGTGCTGGTCGTCTCGACCGTCCTCGCCCGCACCTCGACGTTCGCCACCGAGCTGCTGGTGCTGCTGGCCATCATGGTCGTCATCGGCGGACCGGCAGTGCTGCTGTACGCGGCGCTGCTCATCCCGCTGCTGGTGCTGACCTGCGTCTTCGCCCTCGGCATCGCGCTGCTGCTCTCGGTCGCGAGCGTCTACTTCCGCGACCTGCAGCACCTCTGGGCGATCCTCGCCCAGGTGTGGATGTACGCATCCGGCGTCATGTTCTCGGTCGACATCGTGCGCAGCGCCCAGGAGGCGCTCGCCGAGGACGGCGTCTCGCTGCCGCTCGTGACGATCTTCGAGCTCAACCCCGCCGAGCGCTTCCTGCACGCCTACCGCGACGTGCTCTACGACTTCCAGGTGCCGTCGCTCGACATCTGGCTGCAGCTCACCGCCTGGTCGGCCATCTCGCTGATCGTCGGCTCGCTCGTGTTCCGCAAGCTCGCCCGCAACATCGTCGAGGAGATCTGA
- a CDS encoding glycosyltransferase: MADRPLVVVLLATHEGVEFLREQVDSILAQRGVEVRIVISDDASKDATPALLQELAADPRVQLLEPGRFGSAHANFLRLIRDADVTGAAAVAFSDQDDIWNLDRLARQLEQLREADAVSANVIADFGDRRVLLDKAQPQRSFDYVLESAGPGCTFVLTPHAFDVVRRVVVDDPEAAAAPIHDWLVYAIVRAAGLRWHIDKAPVIDYRQHDRNVAGANIGLGSARTRLARLRSGAFRTEAAVIARIASRVAEGAERSRLAALASLLERDDLRARLTLLRGVGSLRRRASERVVLAGLLALGLW, from the coding sequence GTGGCGGATCGACCGCTCGTCGTCGTGCTGCTCGCGACCCATGAGGGCGTCGAGTTCCTGCGCGAGCAGGTCGACTCGATCCTCGCGCAGCGGGGCGTCGAGGTGCGCATCGTGATCTCGGACGACGCGTCGAAGGACGCCACCCCCGCGCTGCTCCAGGAGCTCGCCGCCGATCCGCGCGTGCAGCTGCTCGAGCCCGGCCGCTTCGGCTCCGCCCACGCCAACTTCCTGCGCCTGATCCGCGACGCCGACGTCACGGGTGCCGCCGCCGTGGCGTTCTCCGACCAGGACGACATCTGGAACCTCGACCGCCTGGCCCGGCAGCTCGAGCAGCTGCGCGAGGCCGATGCCGTGAGCGCCAACGTCATCGCCGACTTCGGCGACCGCCGCGTGCTGCTCGACAAGGCGCAGCCCCAGCGCTCGTTCGACTACGTGCTCGAGAGCGCCGGCCCCGGCTGCACGTTCGTGCTCACCCCGCACGCGTTCGACGTCGTCAGGCGAGTGGTCGTCGACGACCCGGAGGCCGCTGCTGCTCCGATCCACGACTGGCTGGTCTACGCGATCGTGCGCGCGGCGGGGCTGCGCTGGCACATCGACAAGGCGCCGGTGATCGACTACCGGCAGCACGACCGCAACGTCGCGGGCGCCAACATCGGCCTGGGATCGGCCCGCACTCGGCTCGCCCGGCTGCGGTCGGGCGCCTTCCGCACCGAGGCGGCCGTGATCGCACGCATCGCGTCGCGGGTCGCCGAGGGCGCGGAGCGCTCGCGCCTCGCCGCGCTGGCGTCGCTGCTCGAGCGCGACGACCTGCGCGCCCGCCTCACGCTGCTGCGGGGCGTCGGCAGCCTGCGCCGGCGCGCGTCGGAGCGGGTCGTGCTCGCCGGACTGCTCGCGCTCGGGCTCTGGTGA
- a CDS encoding rhamnan synthesis F family protein has product MSEVPFMRRAVFFLVYDRDGHVGEHVTHHLRALRPHADAIHVVSNSALTVESRVALEAEVDSVWERENTGFDVGAYRAVLERHGAAIGDFDEIVLMNYTFYGPIGSYDELFARMDETDADFWGVTDHAAVVPNPYTGQGVMPRHIQSHWIAVRRRMATSDAWREYWATMPVIDSYAASIIHHESRFTEWFEQRGFRSATAFPASAYGAVHPIFDVPTQVIDDGLPIVKRRLLFHDPLYLDHMAVMPRDVEDRMAAAGYPLELLYRDQARTAKPRDFATNLATLEIMPDVDTGDADVSGLRVGVLAHLFYDDMLGEILERASTLPDGWTLIATTDTEEKRERMLAALAEAGRSGDEVRVVESNRGRDVSAFLLGCRDVLLSDRFDLIVKLHSKRSPQNGAGPAAHFKEHLFGNLLGAAGAEGYARNVLRLFVARPELGMVMPPMIHQGFPTMGRGWFANREPAMRLAERIGIRVHFDDLSPLAAYGSMFIARPAALRPLLEADFGWDEFPTEEGYEDGGLPHMLERLFAYSALGAGLQVRTVMTTRNAAVSYQRLEYKLDAMAQGVPGHAFEQVRWVQEKVAGVQGVAGIKRAISDASPRTARVLAVPLRVARKAKGRARRALGR; this is encoded by the coding sequence GTGAGCGAGGTCCCCTTCATGCGCAGAGCGGTGTTCTTCCTGGTCTACGACCGGGACGGCCATGTCGGCGAGCACGTGACCCATCATCTGCGGGCGCTGCGGCCGCACGCCGACGCCATCCACGTGGTCTCCAACTCGGCGCTGACGGTCGAGAGCCGGGTGGCGCTCGAGGCCGAGGTCGACAGCGTCTGGGAGCGCGAGAACACCGGCTTCGACGTCGGCGCCTACCGCGCGGTGCTCGAGCGACACGGCGCCGCCATCGGCGACTTCGACGAGATCGTCCTCATGAACTACACGTTCTACGGCCCGATCGGCTCCTACGACGAGCTCTTCGCGCGCATGGACGAGACCGACGCCGACTTCTGGGGCGTCACCGATCACGCGGCCGTCGTCCCCAACCCGTACACCGGCCAGGGCGTCATGCCGCGCCACATCCAGTCGCACTGGATCGCCGTGCGCCGGCGCATGGCGACGAGCGACGCCTGGCGCGAGTACTGGGCGACGATGCCGGTCATCGACTCCTATGCCGCGTCGATCATCCATCACGAGTCACGCTTCACCGAGTGGTTCGAGCAGCGCGGCTTCCGCTCGGCGACCGCGTTCCCGGCGTCGGCCTACGGCGCCGTGCACCCCATCTTCGACGTGCCGACGCAGGTGATCGACGACGGCCTGCCGATCGTGAAGCGCCGTCTGCTCTTCCACGACCCCCTCTACCTCGACCACATGGCGGTCATGCCGCGCGACGTCGAGGACCGCATGGCCGCCGCCGGCTATCCGCTCGAGCTGCTCTACCGCGACCAGGCGCGCACGGCGAAGCCCCGCGACTTCGCCACGAACCTCGCGACGCTCGAGATCATGCCGGATGTCGACACGGGTGACGCCGACGTCTCCGGGCTGCGGGTCGGTGTGCTCGCGCACCTCTTCTACGACGACATGCTGGGAGAGATCCTCGAGCGGGCGAGCACGCTGCCCGACGGCTGGACGCTCATCGCGACGACCGACACGGAGGAGAAGCGGGAGCGGATGCTCGCCGCGCTCGCCGAGGCGGGCCGCAGCGGCGACGAGGTGCGGGTCGTGGAGTCGAACCGGGGCCGGGACGTCTCGGCGTTCCTGCTGGGCTGCCGCGACGTGCTGCTCTCCGACCGCTTCGACCTGATCGTGAAGCTGCACTCGAAGCGCAGCCCGCAGAACGGCGCCGGCCCCGCGGCGCACTTCAAGGAGCACCTGTTCGGCAACCTGCTCGGCGCGGCCGGCGCAGAGGGCTACGCCCGCAACGTGCTACGGCTGTTCGTGGCGCGGCCCGAGCTGGGCATGGTGATGCCGCCGATGATCCACCAGGGCTTCCCCACGATGGGCCGCGGCTGGTTCGCGAACCGCGAGCCGGCCATGCGCCTGGCCGAGCGCATCGGCATCCGCGTCCACTTCGACGACCTCAGCCCGCTCGCCGCCTACGGCTCGATGTTCATCGCCCGCCCCGCGGCGCTGCGCCCGCTGCTGGAGGCCGACTTCGGCTGGGACGAGTTCCCGACCGAGGAGGGCTACGAGGATGGCGGGCTGCCGCACATGCTCGAGCGGCTGTTCGCCTACTCGGCGCTCGGCGCCGGCCTCCAGGTGCGCACGGTGATGACGACGCGCAACGCGGCCGTCTCGTACCAGCGCCTCGAGTACAAGCTCGACGCGATGGCGCAGGGGGTGCCCGGGCACGCGTTCGAGCAGGTGCGCTGGGTGCAGGAGAAGGTGGCGGGCGTGCAGGGGGTCGCGGGCATCAAGCGCGCGATCTCGGATGCGTCGCCGCGCACGGCGAGGGTGCTGGCCGTGCCGCTCCGGGTGGCCCGCAAGGCCAAGGGTCGGGCGCGACGGGCGCTCGGCCGGTGA
- a CDS encoding rhamnan synthesis F family protein, translating into MRLSNIDGVRRLGIFFFYDAEGRADDYVFTLLDSLAPHFSQQIVVVNGELDEASRARFTAMPGTELLVRANEGFDSWAYKAALDHLGWEAVDAFDELIMYNFTIVGPVASFDAMFERMDDRDLDFWGITVHHGAPFDPWGLLETPTLQEHIQSHFIAVRRSLASSALFHTYWDKLPPIPDYAHAVAKHEARFTHHFAAQGFAWAPYVDTSDMRSRTFYPLNTLPVELIRDRECPIFKRKTLFAGQESVLDENGTRNARDLYDFLDASGRYDMAVLREHMQRTMDQRAQFQTMHDFILLPEGPPADPVAVPSSSAIVSTGVREPERTALAAALADEVVLAGPEPRIAAAQTRAVAARRHAITAAAQVDGDVILLVDVDGFPEEMPSVDAEDRRWAVREALGSDRATAERVLAEFARDPLLGMVVAPPSLHRGWFGELGHEWDGAHPDFHDIRRALGVTVPTDPRGAPLAAVGGAAWIRRSAILPFAAAVEAAPAGLLVGLSLADWGRLLPLAVQQQGYAVRIALSPALAKNLLSISLQTLRRIGAAAGHGAGEGASQLVARLDADAKRGAHRGAAGFAARLRGLLRA; encoded by the coding sequence GTGCGGCTCTCCAACATCGACGGCGTCCGGCGTCTGGGCATCTTCTTCTTCTACGACGCCGAGGGCCGCGCCGACGACTACGTCTTCACGCTGCTCGATAGCCTCGCGCCGCACTTCAGCCAGCAGATCGTCGTGGTGAACGGCGAGCTCGACGAGGCCAGTCGCGCGCGGTTCACGGCGATGCCCGGCACCGAGCTGCTGGTGCGCGCGAACGAGGGCTTCGACTCCTGGGCCTACAAGGCCGCCCTCGACCACCTGGGCTGGGAGGCGGTCGACGCCTTCGACGAGCTCATCATGTACAACTTCACGATCGTGGGCCCGGTTGCCTCGTTCGACGCGATGTTCGAGCGCATGGACGACCGGGATCTCGACTTCTGGGGCATCACGGTGCACCACGGCGCCCCGTTCGACCCGTGGGGCCTGCTCGAGACGCCCACGCTGCAGGAGCACATCCAGTCGCACTTCATCGCCGTGCGGCGCTCGCTGGCCTCCTCGGCCCTCTTCCACACCTACTGGGACAAGCTGCCGCCGATCCCCGACTACGCCCACGCCGTCGCCAAGCACGAGGCGCGCTTCACGCACCACTTCGCCGCTCAGGGCTTCGCCTGGGCGCCCTACGTCGACACCAGCGACATGCGGTCTCGCACGTTCTACCCGCTCAACACGCTGCCGGTCGAGCTGATCCGCGATCGCGAATGCCCCATCTTCAAGCGCAAGACGCTCTTCGCCGGCCAGGAGTCGGTGCTCGACGAGAACGGCACGCGCAACGCACGCGACCTCTACGACTTCCTCGACGCATCCGGCCGATACGACATGGCGGTGCTGCGCGAGCACATGCAGCGCACGATGGATCAGCGGGCGCAGTTCCAGACCATGCACGACTTCATCCTGCTCCCCGAGGGCCCCCCTGCCGACCCGGTGGCGGTGCCCAGCTCGAGCGCGATCGTCTCCACCGGGGTCCGCGAGCCGGAGCGCACCGCGCTCGCCGCGGCCCTCGCCGATGAGGTCGTGCTCGCCGGCCCCGAGCCGCGCATCGCCGCGGCGCAGACGCGCGCGGTGGCCGCTCGCCGGCACGCGATCACGGCAGCGGCCCAGGTCGACGGCGACGTCATCCTGCTCGTCGACGTCGACGGCTTCCCGGAGGAGATGCCGAGCGTGGATGCCGAGGACCGCCGCTGGGCCGTGCGCGAGGCGCTCGGCAGCGACCGCGCGACGGCAGAGCGCGTGCTGGCCGAGTTCGCCCGTGATCCGCTGCTCGGCATGGTCGTGGCGCCGCCGTCGCTGCACCGCGGCTGGTTCGGCGAGCTCGGTCACGAGTGGGATGGCGCGCATCCCGACTTCCACGACATCCGCCGCGCCCTCGGCGTCACCGTGCCGACCGATCCTCGCGGCGCGCCCCTGGCGGCCGTCGGCGGAGCGGCGTGGATCCGCCGCTCGGCGATCCTGCCGTTCGCCGCCGCGGTGGAGGCGGCGCCCGCCGGGCTGCTCGTCGGACTCTCGCTGGCCGACTGGGGCCGCCTGCTGCCCCTGGCCGTCCAGCAGCAGGGCTATGCGGTGCGCATCGCCCTGTCGCCCGCGCTGGCGAAGAACCTGCTGTCGATCTCGCTGCAGACGCTGCGCCGGATCGGTGCCGCTGCCGGGCACGGTGCGGGCGAGGGCGCCTCACAGCTGGTCGCGAGGCTCGACGCCGACGCGAAGCGCGGCGCCCACCGGGGTGCGGCGGGCTTCGCCGCTCGCCTGCGCGGGCTCCTGCGCGCGTGA